A stretch of the Deinococcus misasensis DSM 22328 genome encodes the following:
- a CDS encoding LacI family DNA-binding transcriptional regulator: MSRVTLRAVAKKAGVSYQTVSNVINNMDIVRPETREKVQAVIQQMGYVPNYAAKALRQARAMTVACVFYRVYEAQVQDPYRTLVQAALAHSARNLNCSLLTYHLTDDPESCKDIVQHFAQGRLDGAVLVGPGMPAGALKQLKGTGQPLVVFDHVHAVPHWQSITAAYREGILGVLRHLAERGKKRIAFLSGVQSEQGLNTTGEERLQGYLEGMRQLGFPILPGHLVQGNWTFEGGKNAFHYFWSLPSRPEAIVAANDRMAAGVLNAALHAGVKVPEDLCITGVDDFEFAQYLVPALTTVRIPYQEMADLAMDLLLQQKAGQVASGVVRLPVTLQIRESS; encoded by the coding sequence ATGTCCAGGGTGACCCTGAGGGCAGTGGCCAAAAAAGCGGGGGTGTCTTACCAGACGGTGTCCAATGTGATCAACAACATGGACATTGTGCGGCCAGAGACCCGTGAGAAAGTGCAGGCGGTCATCCAGCAGATGGGATACGTGCCCAACTACGCCGCCAAAGCGTTGCGTCAGGCAAGGGCCATGACGGTGGCCTGCGTGTTTTATCGGGTGTATGAAGCGCAGGTGCAAGACCCTTACCGCACACTGGTGCAAGCGGCTCTGGCCCACTCGGCCAGAAACCTGAATTGCAGCCTTTTGACCTACCACCTCACCGATGATCCCGAGAGCTGCAAGGACATCGTGCAGCATTTTGCGCAGGGCAGGTTGGATGGGGCCGTGCTGGTGGGTCCGGGCATGCCTGCTGGGGCTTTGAAGCAACTCAAAGGCACCGGACAACCTCTGGTGGTGTTTGATCACGTTCATGCGGTTCCCCACTGGCAGTCCATCACGGCGGCCTACCGTGAAGGGATCCTCGGGGTGCTCCGGCATCTGGCCGAACGGGGCAAAAAACGCATTGCTTTCTTGAGTGGCGTGCAGTCCGAGCAGGGCCTCAACACCACTGGAGAGGAGCGCCTGCAAGGTTATCTGGAAGGGATGCGGCAACTCGGGTTTCCGATCTTGCCGGGCCATCTGGTGCAGGGGAACTGGACGTTTGAGGGGGGCAAAAATGCCTTTCATTACTTCTGGTCCCTTCCAAGCCGTCCAGAGGCCATTGTGGCCGCCAATGACCGCATGGCAGCGGGGGTCCTCAATGCTGCTTTGCATGCAGGGGTGAAGGTCCCTGAAGACCTTTGCATCACTGGTGTGGATGATTTTGAATTTGCCCAGTATCTGGTGCCCGCGTTGACCACCGTGCGGATTCCTTATCAGGAGATGGCAGATCTGGCCATGGATTTGCTGTTGCAACAAAAGGCAGGGCAAGTTGCCTCTGGGGTGGTGCGTTTGCCGGTCACCCTGCAAATCCGCGAATCGTCCTGA
- a CDS encoding alpha-glucosidase/alpha-galactosidase, whose protein sequence is MTHKPVITFIGAGSTVFAKNLLTDILSFPELAHSEIRLYDINEERLKTSDGVAHRLAQTLGIQPRIVATLDRDQALDGADYAINMIQVGGYQPATVTDFEVPKKYGLRQTIADTLGIGGIMRALRTIPVFLEMARDMERLCPDVTHLNYVNPMVMNCWALNKATRIKTIGLCHSVQHTAQELASDLGIPVEEINYVAAGINHMAFYLKFERNGEDLYPRLQEIARTGKMPEWNRVRYEMLTRLGYFVTESSEHFSEYVPYFIKSRNPELIERFNIPLDEYPRRCINQIAGWEDLRQQLEDPHRPLEVQRSVEYGSLIIHSLETGIPRVVYGNVQNDHLIDNLPLDCCVEVPVLVDRNGLQPTRIGKIPPQLAALMQTNINVQSLTVEAALTGNREHIYHAAMLDPHTSTELTLDEIWALVDDLLEAHRGWVPEGFLKSPVLG, encoded by the coding sequence ATGACCCACAAACCTGTGATCACATTCATTGGCGCTGGCAGCACGGTGTTTGCCAAAAACCTGCTGACCGACATCCTCAGTTTTCCAGAGCTGGCCCACTCGGAAATCCGCCTGTACGACATCAACGAGGAGCGCCTGAAAACCAGCGATGGGGTGGCCCATCGCCTGGCCCAGACCCTTGGCATCCAACCCCGCATTGTGGCGACACTGGACCGCGATCAGGCTCTGGACGGTGCAGATTACGCCATCAACATGATTCAGGTCGGAGGGTACCAGCCTGCCACCGTCACGGATTTTGAAGTGCCCAAAAAATACGGCCTCAGGCAGACCATCGCAGACACCCTCGGGATTGGGGGCATCATGCGTGCCTTGCGCACCATTCCGGTGTTTCTGGAGATGGCGAGGGACATGGAGCGCCTGTGTCCAGACGTCACCCACCTGAATTACGTCAATCCCATGGTGATGAACTGCTGGGCCCTCAACAAGGCCACCCGCATCAAAACCATCGGACTGTGTCACAGCGTGCAGCACACCGCGCAGGAACTGGCGAGCGACCTAGGGATTCCGGTCGAGGAGATCAATTATGTGGCGGCGGGCATCAACCACATGGCCTTCTACCTGAAGTTTGAACGGAATGGGGAAGACCTGTACCCCAGACTTCAAGAGATTGCCCGGACCGGAAAAATGCCCGAGTGGAACCGGGTGCGCTACGAGATGCTGACCCGCCTCGGGTACTTTGTCACCGAATCAAGCGAGCACTTCTCCGAGTACGTGCCTTATTTCATCAAGAGCAGAAATCCCGAGCTGATCGAACGTTTCAACATCCCTCTGGACGAGTATCCCCGTCGGTGCATCAACCAGATTGCCGGGTGGGAAGACCTCAGGCAACAACTCGAAGATCCCCACCGTCCTCTGGAGGTGCAGCGCAGTGTGGAGTACGGTTCCCTGATCATCCACAGTCTGGAAACCGGAATTCCTAGGGTGGTGTACGGCAATGTGCAAAATGACCACCTGATTGACAACCTGCCTCTGGATTGTTGTGTGGAAGTTCCCGTGCTGGTGGACAGGAATGGCCTGCAACCCACCCGGATTGGCAAGATTCCGCCACAACTTGCCGCCCTGATGCAAACCAACATCAATGTGCAGTCCCTGACGGTGGAAGCGGCCCTGACCGGCAACAGGGAGCACATTTATCACGCGGCCATGCTGGACCCCCACACCAGCACCGAACTCACCCTTGATGAGATCTGGGCTCTGGTGGATGATTTGCTGGAAGCCCACCGGGGCTGGGTGCCCGAGGGCTTTCTGAAATCTCCCGTGCTTGGTTGA
- a CDS encoding SDR family oxidoreductase, whose amino-acid sequence MKQILVTGATGNVGEYVTRHLKARSYPFKAAVTDVDRAIAKMGPTYPFVAFDFENPATYAEALRDVDRLFLVRPPHLGNPKKEMFPFLEAAFEAGVKHVVFLSLIGAQSNNLSPHRKIEKFLEKKGVPYTFLRASFFMQNLTTTHKSEIEEGELFIPAGNGLTSFIDARDIAEVATVTLINPGHEFKAYDLTGPEALAYQQVADVLTRTLGRKIQHIDPSIPEWIKHWRARGASWDYIMVLTAIYTTARLGFAGRVSEDLQKVLGRPAVPFERFAAEHRNVWAIKQPASPSAAL is encoded by the coding sequence ATGAAACAGATTCTGGTCACCGGAGCCACTGGCAACGTCGGTGAATACGTCACCCGTCATTTGAAAGCCCGCAGTTACCCCTTTAAAGCTGCGGTCACCGATGTGGATCGGGCCATTGCGAAAATGGGCCCCACATATCCTTTTGTGGCTTTTGATTTTGAGAACCCGGCCACCTACGCAGAAGCTTTGCGCGATGTGGACCGCCTGTTTCTGGTGCGCCCACCCCACCTCGGGAACCCCAAAAAGGAGATGTTCCCATTTCTGGAGGCAGCGTTCGAAGCCGGAGTCAAGCATGTGGTGTTCCTGTCCTTGATTGGAGCCCAGAGCAACAACCTCTCTCCGCACCGCAAAATTGAGAAGTTTTTGGAAAAGAAAGGGGTGCCTTACACCTTCCTGCGGGCTTCGTTCTTCATGCAGAACCTCACCACCACCCACAAGAGCGAAATTGAAGAGGGAGAACTGTTCATTCCAGCAGGAAACGGTTTGACCAGTTTCATTGATGCCAGAGACATCGCAGAGGTGGCCACGGTCACCCTGATCAACCCCGGTCATGAATTCAAAGCCTACGACCTGACCGGTCCAGAGGCGCTTGCTTACCAGCAGGTGGCCGATGTGCTCACCCGCACCCTCGGGCGCAAAATCCAGCACATCGATCCCAGCATTCCCGAGTGGATCAAACACTGGCGTGCCAGAGGGGCCTCATGGGATTACATCATGGTCCTGACCGCGATTTACACCACCGCCAGACTCGGGTTTGCTGGAAGGGTCAGCGAAGACCTCCAGAAGGTGCTGGGCCGTCCAGCAGTGCCATTTGAGCGCTTTGCTGCCGAGCACCGCAACGTGTGGGCCATCAAGCAACCTGCATCACCATCTGCGGCCCTTTGA
- a CDS encoding DsbA family oxidoreductase translates to MSEQETLICEGDVCEVRPAEPQKLQPINVKPSPALNIQIVSDWVCPFCPIGEANLQKGLDLLRENGLWNGEAHIEMLPFQLNPEVPMEGVDHIEHLTKKFGSKERLQQMQDMITEKARAVGWEYRFDRVTVAPNTIHAHRLSGFAQQKGKQQEITEGLFKAYFTEGKNLSDLSVLTEIATQAGLDPEETSAYLHSNQDVQEVRAFDQHIKRQGVQGVPFFIVNGYAVASGAMPPEHFQNAIQEVLKLQEQAQ, encoded by the coding sequence ATGAGTGAACAGGAAACCCTGATCTGCGAAGGCGATGTCTGCGAAGTGCGTCCCGCAGAGCCCCAGAAACTGCAACCCATCAACGTCAAGCCCAGTCCGGCCCTGAACATCCAGATTGTCTCAGACTGGGTTTGCCCCTTTTGCCCCATCGGAGAGGCCAACCTGCAAAAAGGTCTGGACCTGCTGCGTGAAAACGGGCTCTGGAACGGTGAAGCCCACATCGAAATGCTTCCTTTCCAGCTGAACCCCGAAGTGCCCATGGAAGGTGTGGACCACATCGAGCACCTCACCAAAAAGTTCGGTTCGAAAGAACGCCTCCAGCAAATGCAGGACATGATCACCGAGAAAGCCAGAGCCGTGGGCTGGGAATACCGCTTTGACCGGGTCACGGTGGCCCCCAACACCATCCACGCCCACAGGCTCTCGGGATTTGCCCAGCAAAAAGGCAAACAGCAAGAAATCACCGAAGGTCTGTTCAAAGCCTACTTCACGGAAGGCAAAAACCTTTCCGACCTGAGTGTGCTCACGGAGATTGCCACACAGGCTGGACTCGACCCAGAGGAAACCTCTGCCTACCTCCACAGCAATCAGGACGTGCAGGAAGTGCGTGCTTTTGACCAGCACATCAAACGTCAGGGGGTTCAAGGCGTCCCTTTCTTCATTGTGAATGGTTACGCAGTGGCCTCTGGTGCGATGCCTCCAGAGCACTTTCAGAACGCGATTCAGGAAGTGCTGAAGCTTCAGGAGCAGGCCCAGTAA
- the proS gene encoding proline--tRNA ligase codes for MSQDKKAQQFGVTPQSVDFNEWYNEVITKADLADYSPVRGSMVVKPYGHALWERIVRWLDDKFKETGHESLLFPTLIPMGFITKEADHVEGFAPELFTVTKIGTEVLEEPYVMRPTSETIIGHMWSQWLNSYRDLPYLHYQWGSVFRAELRTKPFLRTAEFFWHEGHTAHETEQEARNEVQQMLNIYHVFCRDILALPVVRGKKTASERFAGAVDTFSIEGMMRDGKALQSGTSHYLGQNFAKAFEVKFQGRDQKEHYVHTTSWAISSRIIGALIMTHGDDKGLQLPPNIAPIQVVIVPVTRKDNTEQMFEAADQIASELKALGVRVKVDKREGLSNGFKYNDWELKGVPVRLEVGPRDLEQGVLVVKNRTHGDKEILSREEVISGMPSRLQDIQNFLFQRAEAFLLENTVPVDSFEEFKTQIDNNKWVLAHHCGDAACEASIKEETKATTRNEPLSDGEYFQQESTGACVKCGKPSGYSKRILFGRQY; via the coding sequence ATGAGTCAGGACAAGAAAGCCCAACAGTTTGGTGTGACCCCACAAAGCGTGGATTTCAACGAGTGGTACAACGAAGTCATCACCAAAGCAGACCTTGCAGATTACAGCCCTGTGCGTGGCAGCATGGTGGTCAAGCCTTACGGACATGCCCTCTGGGAGCGCATTGTGCGCTGGCTGGATGACAAATTCAAGGAGACCGGACACGAGAGCCTCCTCTTCCCCACCCTGATCCCCATGGGATTCATCACCAAAGAGGCAGATCACGTGGAAGGCTTCGCTCCAGAGCTGTTCACCGTGACCAAAATTGGCACCGAGGTGCTTGAAGAGCCTTACGTGATGCGTCCCACCAGTGAGACCATCATCGGGCACATGTGGTCCCAGTGGCTGAATTCTTACCGGGACCTCCCCTACCTGCATTACCAGTGGGGCAGCGTGTTCCGTGCAGAGCTGCGCACCAAGCCTTTCCTGCGCACCGCTGAGTTCTTCTGGCACGAGGGCCACACCGCCCACGAAACCGAGCAGGAAGCCCGCAACGAAGTGCAGCAGATGCTGAACATCTACCATGTCTTCTGTCGTGACATTCTGGCCCTTCCGGTGGTGAGGGGCAAGAAAACCGCATCTGAGCGTTTTGCAGGTGCCGTAGACACCTTCTCCATCGAAGGCATGATGCGCGACGGCAAAGCCCTGCAAAGCGGAACTTCCCACTACCTCGGGCAGAATTTCGCCAAAGCCTTTGAAGTGAAGTTTCAGGGCCGCGACCAGAAAGAGCATTACGTGCACACCACCTCGTGGGCCATTTCCAGCCGCATCATTGGCGCACTGATCATGACCCACGGCGATGACAAGGGCCTGCAACTGCCCCCCAACATTGCCCCCATTCAGGTGGTGATTGTGCCCGTCACCCGCAAAGACAACACCGAGCAGATGTTTGAGGCTGCCGACCAGATCGCCAGCGAACTGAAGGCTCTGGGGGTCCGCGTGAAAGTGGACAAACGCGAGGGCCTCTCCAACGGCTTCAAGTACAACGACTGGGAACTCAAAGGGGTGCCAGTGCGTCTGGAAGTCGGTCCCAGAGATCTCGAACAGGGTGTGCTGGTGGTCAAGAACCGCACCCACGGCGACAAGGAAATCCTGTCCCGTGAAGAGGTGATCTCGGGCATGCCTTCCCGTTTGCAGGACATCCAGAATTTCCTGTTCCAGCGTGCAGAAGCCTTCTTGCTGGAAAACACCGTGCCTGTGGATTCCTTCGAGGAGTTCAAAACCCAGATCGACAACAACAAGTGGGTGCTGGCCCACCACTGCGGAGACGCAGCCTGCGAAGCCAGCATCAAGGAAGAAACCAAAGCCACCACCCGCAACGAGCCCCTCTCAGACGGTGAGTACTTCCAGCAGGAGAGCACCGGAGCCTGCGTGAAGTGCGGCAAGCCTTCTGGGTACAGCAAGCGCATTTTGTTTGGCCGTCAGTACTGA